Proteins encoded in a region of the Chryseobacterium piperi genome:
- a CDS encoding carbohydrate kinase family protein, which translates to MMQKKSYVVCFGEVLWDIFPQGSRAGGAPFNVTYNVHKSGIDAKMLSRIGNDELGNKLIDQIRNWGITTDYIQVDDEKPTSTVIATVDEHNEVSYEITNHVAWDYIEFLPAHKELVSNAEAFVFGSLSARNEKTRTTLFQLLELAKIKVFDVNFRPPFIDVDLIKQLLHQSDIVKMNKAEMRKIMEFLNEEYIDEDASAAFIQNHFGIKEIILTKGSKGARYFVGDQSYSFPAVPITIADTVGSGDSFLAGFISQRIKGERPERIMKEATALGAFITSKPGACPDYTYEEFQAFRDQN; encoded by the coding sequence ATGATGCAAAAAAAATCATATGTCGTATGTTTCGGAGAGGTACTTTGGGATATTTTTCCTCAGGGATCAAGAGCAGGTGGAGCACCATTTAATGTTACTTATAATGTCCATAAATCAGGGATAGATGCTAAGATGCTGAGCCGGATTGGCAATGATGAACTGGGAAATAAGCTGATCGATCAGATTAGAAACTGGGGAATCACTACAGATTATATACAGGTTGATGATGAAAAACCAACCAGTACCGTTATTGCTACTGTCGATGAACATAATGAGGTGAGCTATGAAATCACCAATCATGTAGCCTGGGATTATATTGAGTTTTTACCTGCACATAAAGAATTGGTTTCTAATGCGGAGGCTTTTGTTTTTGGAAGTCTTTCAGCGAGAAATGAAAAGACACGGACCACTCTTTTCCAGCTTTTAGAACTGGCCAAAATTAAGGTATTTGATGTTAATTTCAGACCCCCATTTATTGATGTGGACTTGATTAAACAGCTTTTGCATCAATCAGATATTGTTAAAATGAATAAGGCCGAAATGAGGAAGATTATGGAATTCCTTAATGAAGAATATATCGATGAGGACGCAAGTGCGGCTTTCATTCAAAATCATTTTGGAATTAAAGAAATTATTCTTACCAAAGGAAGTAAAGGAGCCCGGTATTTTGTGGGAGACCAAAGCTATAGCTTTCCGGCAGTTCCTATTACCATTGCAGATACTGTAGGAAGTGGGGATTCTTTTCTTGCCGGTTTTATTTCTCAAAGAATTAAAGGAGAGAGGCCTGAAAGAATTATGAAGGAAGCGACTGCCCTTGGAGCATTTATAACCTCCAAACCCGGAGCTTGTCCTGATTATACTTATGAAGAATTTCAGGCATTCAGGGATCAAAACTAA